From Stegostoma tigrinum isolate sSteTig4 chromosome X, sSteTig4.hap1, whole genome shotgun sequence, a single genomic window includes:
- the LOC125448318 gene encoding uncharacterized protein LOC125448318: MTTRQFLLEVLDELSEDDFERFLFFLGDNVEFKPIPRGRMEGKSRQQMASLLQDYYAEEAQDICRKILNQIPKVDLVKKMFGDGNTNGSKGTSVQRKRERLEGCECDGVLSEPLDNEVIMSKKNKMEPKILTDQKLMQLAENMGRNWQQIGIQFLGLQSYEIEQCESQHLLVVMQRFEMLKCWRNREKEGATALKLHSILAHKECPISSAQFDFLQKGN; encoded by the exons ATGACAACCCGACAGTTCCTGCTTGAAGTTCTCGATGAACTGAGCGAAGACGATTTCGAAAGGTTCCTGTTCTTTCTAGGGGACAACGTAGAATTTAAACCGATACCACGCGGGCGGATGGAGGGGAAATCTCGTCAGCAAATGGCTTCTCTACTCCAGGATTATTATGCCGAAGAAGCTCAGGATATCTGTAGAAAGATCCTCAATCAAATTCCCAAGGTTGATCTGGTAAAGAAAATGTTTGGAGACGGAAATACGAATGGCTCCAAGGGCACTTCAG tccagaggaagagagagagactggagggCTGTGAATGTGATGGAGTTCTGTCTGAACCTTTGGACAATGAAGTCATCATGTCAAAGAAAAACA agatgGAGCCAAAGATATTAACAGACCAAAAACTAATGCAACTGGCTGAAAACATGGGCCGTAATTGGCAGCAAATTGGAATCCAATTCCTAGGTCTGCAAAGCTATGAAATTGAGCAGTGTGAATCTCAGCATCTGTTGGTTGTCATGCAGAGATTTGAAATGCTCAAATGCTGGAGGAACCGCGAAAAGGAGGGAGCAACTGCTCTCAAACTTCACTCCATTCTGGCTCACAAGGAATGCCCCATTAGTTCTGCACAATTTGATTTTCTTCAAAAAGGCAATTAA